One window of Leifsonia sp. AK011 genomic DNA carries:
- a CDS encoding DUF2510 domain-containing protein encodes MPENESIAPFGWYPDPAGSGLLRWWDGSAWTERVERPRPEVQPAFGYSSSRLAS; translated from the coding sequence ATGCCCGAAAACGAGTCGATTGCCCCCTTCGGCTGGTACCCGGACCCCGCTGGCAGCGGCCTGCTGCGCTGGTGGGATGGTTCCGCCTGGACGGAGCGCGTCGAGCGCCCGCGTCCGGAGGTTCAGCCAGCGTTCGGTTACTCCTCGAGCAGGCTCGCTTCCTAG